A genomic stretch from Desulfurococcaceae archaeon MEX13E-LK6-19 includes:
- a CDS encoding pyridoxal-phosphate dependent enzyme → MAYDFFTWHCGYCGFKESSHIYYWRCPKCGSPLDIKYEPVWKPRGTGVRRYSSCLPVKPVKTLGEGATPIIKKKVYGINVWFKLDYLNPTGSFKDRGAAVSLAYAYLRRFKHVVEDTSGNTGIAVTAYSRLYGMKSIIYMPQTAPRGKKLLIKSLGGQIVEAKNRGEAAEKVLEEATKKNTFYVAHTWSPLFIEGNTTIAYEAFEQGFDGTAVILPIGSGGLFLGTYRGFERLREWGLWKNYLFYIGVQGYSCQPVYEALHGHKAKGEDSSLADGIMVPNPPRLSEIVEIIKKNGSIVLVNNKDIVNSLKKLYKMGFIVEPTSASVVAGLKKALEDGLIDRGEDVLTVLTGSGLKTLTDIERYVS, encoded by the coding sequence TTGGCATATGATTTCTTTACATGGCATTGTGGATACTGTGGATTCAAGGAATCTTCCCATATATACTACTGGCGGTGCCCAAAATGCGGATCGCCTTTAGACATAAAATATGAGCCGGTATGGAAACCTCGGGGGACAGGTGTTAGGAGATATTCTTCGTGTTTACCCGTAAAGCCCGTGAAAACCCTTGGTGAAGGAGCTACACCTATCATTAAAAAGAAGGTCTATGGCATTAATGTATGGTTTAAACTAGATTACTTAAATCCTACAGGGAGTTTTAAAGACCGGGGTGCTGCTGTCTCTTTAGCTTACGCGTATTTACGTAGATTTAAGCATGTTGTCGAGGATACCAGCGGTAATACTGGCATAGCGGTTACAGCTTATTCTAGACTATATGGAATGAAATCCATTATATACATGCCACAAACTGCTCCACGTGGAAAAAAGCTTCTCATAAAAAGTCTTGGCGGGCAAATAGTTGAGGCAAAAAACCGTGGTGAAGCTGCCGAGAAAGTGCTTGAAGAAGCTACTAAAAAGAATACATTCTATGTAGCACATACATGGTCTCCATTGTTTATCGAAGGCAATACAACAATAGCTTATGAAGCTTTTGAACAAGGTTTCGATGGCACAGCAGTTATTCTACCGATAGGTTCCGGAGGACTCTTCTTAGGAACATATAGAGGGTTTGAACGACTTAGAGAATGGGGTTTATGGAAAAACTATTTGTTCTACATAGGTGTCCAAGGATATTCCTGCCAACCCGTCTACGAGGCTTTACATGGCCATAAAGCAAAAGGAGAAGATTCCAGTCTTGCCGATGGCATAATGGTTCCAAACCCGCCAAGGTTAAGCGAAATAGTTGAAATCATAAAAAAGAATGGTTCTATTGTTCTTGTAAATAACAAAGACATCGTCAATTCCCTGAAAAAACTCTACAAAATGGGCTTCATAGTAGAACCTACATCAGCTTCGGTAGTAGCTGGATTGAAGAAGGCCTTGGAGGATGGATTAATCGATCGTGGTGAAGACGTACTTACAGTTCTAACAGGCTCTGGATTAAAAACACTAACCGATATAGAGAGGTATGTTTCTTAA
- a CDS encoding aldo/keto reductase yields MTKFPIDYNDRKPIGRTGETVSAIGLGTWAIRNYENAFKVFMYAIEHGIDNIDTAEMYDNGKAEEFVGKIINIVGKEKVFITTKMLPHHLISKEEVLKAAKASLKRLGLSTVDLFLIHWPNDNIPIEVQVRNFEVVYEKGLARYIGVSNFDVLELEEAIHATRKAEIVVNQVYYNVLAKHVEKDLLPYAIKHGITLQAYTPLEKSMVAKHPVIIEIARKINKTPIQVALNYLISRPNVVAIPKTENISHLKEILGAMGWRLGEKEITVLEKI; encoded by the coding sequence ATGACAAAGTTTCCCATTGATTATAATGATAGAAAACCCATAGGGAGGACAGGCGAAACTGTATCCGCTATCGGTCTCGGGACATGGGCTATAAGAAACTACGAGAACGCGTTCAAAGTCTTCATGTACGCTATTGAACATGGCATTGATAATATTGATACAGCCGAGATGTACGACAACGGTAAGGCAGAAGAGTTTGTAGGCAAGATTATTAATATTGTTGGTAAGGAAAAAGTATTTATAACAACTAAAATGCTTCCTCACCACTTGATTTCAAAAGAAGAAGTACTTAAAGCAGCAAAAGCTAGCCTCAAGAGACTTGGTTTATCCACTGTTGACTTATTTCTGATCCATTGGCCAAACGATAATATTCCCATTGAGGTACAAGTGAGGAATTTTGAAGTAGTTTATGAGAAAGGGTTAGCAAGATATATTGGTGTAAGTAACTTTGATGTACTTGAGCTTGAAGAAGCTATTCATGCCACTAGGAAAGCAGAAATCGTTGTAAACCAAGTTTACTATAATGTATTAGCTAAGCATGTTGAAAAAGATCTTCTCCCCTACGCTATAAAACATGGAATTACATTACAAGCATATACACCATTAGAGAAATCTATGGTTGCAAAACACCCTGTTATAATAGAAATTGCCAGAAAAATAAATAAAACACCCATTCAAGTGGCATTGAACTACCTGATCTCGCGCCCTAACGTGGTAGCGATACCAAAGACTGAAAACATTAGTCATTTAAAGGAGATCCTTGGTGCTATGGGTTGGAGACTTGGAGAGAAAGAAATTACTGTTCTTGAGAAAATCTAG
- a CDS encoding ferrous iron transport protein A: MSAVLTLDQTPSGKKVKIVNIQAPGRWSQRLLQMGFVPGNTIEVVVNNGFGPILVRVMGATISLGRGIARRIFVEIVNSQ, encoded by the coding sequence ATGTCTGCCGTGCTAACATTGGACCAAACTCCATCAGGGAAGAAAGTAAAGATAGTAAACATTCAAGCACCAGGCCGATGGAGCCAAAGACTTCTCCAAATGGGGTTTGTTCCAGGTAATACTATTGAGGTAGTCGTGAACAATGGTTTTGGGCCAATACTGGTTAGAGTAATGGGTGCAACTATTTCTTTAGGCAGAGGTATTGCGCGAAGAATATTTGTAGAAATAGTGAATTCCCAATAA
- the feoB gene encoding ferrous iron transport protein B, which translates to MNEKVITVAVAGQPNVGKSTLFNILTGKRVIVANWPGVTVERHEGWREYKGYKLHFIDLPGIYGFSASSLEEVIARNYILGERPDVLLVLVDSTIPERTMYLALEALEIFPKVIIVFTKSDLTHVHGIHINYGIIEKRLGVPVVPVSAASGVGIDELLDKIIDVAHGKGCRKKPLRINYGGLEPFVKEAEKLVSRTSLVEDFPSRWLAVKLLEGDRDLIRRLEKRGYKDIVDKVLLLRREIERIFRSRPEEVFSRIRYDYLLGILRDAIVRVEVKESKYSERIDRLFAHPILGPITSITLLLFVFMIVFILNTGFPLTLLLEAVHQSDLAEAIEAHSLGGLMESLFEWISNAVEPLIKEYPDWFQSLVLDGIIGGIGAVLVFLPLIFLVSLFLAILEDTGFAPRIAMSLHMLFQKIGLSGHAVFPVTLSLGCNVPGIMATRATPNFRERLRLIMITPFIPCQARLVVVLAFASALTGAKGLFLVVLAYFTAFLVFSIISYILYGIEKEEAKPELLLEIPPLHKPLLKVVWWLTWDSTKHFLKKAGTIIFIVTLVSWALIYYTPSLTPATDPSESIGAKIAALFAPLLYPLGFTGEQAWKIAYALIVGFLAKEAIISTLTLLTDANTATTALIKLGLSDAQIVSLTIFSILYVPCLATIAVIYFESRSMKTTLITIALMMVVAYFAAFLAHLISVLI; encoded by the coding sequence TTGAACGAGAAAGTTATTACAGTTGCCGTTGCAGGGCAACCGAATGTTGGTAAATCAACACTATTCAATATACTTACTGGAAAACGCGTTATCGTCGCTAATTGGCCCGGTGTTACTGTAGAAAGACATGAAGGTTGGCGTGAATATAAGGGATATAAACTACATTTCATCGATCTTCCTGGGATCTATGGTTTCTCTGCCTCGTCTCTAGAAGAAGTTATTGCCAGAAACTATATTCTTGGTGAAAGACCTGACGTACTACTCGTCTTAGTTGATAGTACTATTCCTGAGAGAACAATGTATCTGGCTTTGGAGGCCTTAGAGATCTTTCCTAAGGTAATAATTGTATTCACTAAAAGTGATCTAACACATGTACATGGTATTCACATAAACTATGGTATTATTGAAAAGAGGCTTGGTGTACCTGTTGTACCTGTTTCAGCAGCCAGCGGAGTAGGTATAGACGAACTACTCGACAAAATAATCGATGTAGCCCATGGTAAGGGGTGTAGGAAAAAGCCTTTAAGAATAAACTATGGAGGTCTCGAGCCTTTTGTTAAGGAGGCTGAGAAACTTGTTTCAAGAACAAGCCTTGTGGAAGATTTTCCATCACGCTGGCTTGCCGTAAAGTTGCTTGAAGGAGATAGAGATCTTATTAGGAGACTTGAAAAAAGAGGCTACAAAGATATCGTGGATAAAGTATTGCTTCTTAGGAGAGAGATAGAGAGGATATTCAGGAGTAGACCCGAAGAAGTTTTCTCAAGAATAAGATACGATTATCTGTTAGGCATACTCAGAGACGCCATAGTTAGAGTAGAAGTTAAGGAGTCAAAGTATAGCGAGCGTATTGATAGACTGTTTGCACACCCAATTCTAGGACCTATAACATCTATTACTCTACTACTCTTCGTTTTCATGATAGTATTTATATTGAACACCGGGTTTCCATTGACATTACTTCTTGAAGCAGTTCATCAAAGTGACTTAGCTGAAGCTATTGAAGCACATAGTCTAGGAGGGCTTATGGAGTCTTTGTTCGAATGGATCTCTAATGCAGTAGAACCATTGATTAAGGAGTATCCTGATTGGTTTCAAAGCCTAGTACTTGATGGTATTATAGGTGGTATCGGGGCTGTCTTGGTTTTCCTGCCTCTAATATTCCTTGTATCACTATTCCTGGCAATACTCGAGGACACTGGTTTTGCTCCAAGAATAGCTATGAGCTTACATATGTTATTCCAGAAAATAGGATTGTCGGGTCATGCTGTTTTTCCTGTAACGCTTAGCCTAGGCTGCAATGTACCGGGCATCATGGCTACAAGAGCTACACCTAATTTCCGTGAAAGACTAAGACTCATAATGATCACTCCATTTATACCCTGTCAAGCCAGGCTCGTTGTTGTACTTGCTTTCGCCTCAGCTTTGACTGGAGCAAAAGGGTTGTTTCTGGTGGTGCTAGCTTACTTTACGGCCTTTCTTGTCTTTTCTATCATAAGCTATATACTCTATGGCATTGAGAAGGAGGAGGCTAAGCCAGAGCTATTACTAGAGATCCCTCCGTTACACAAACCTTTACTCAAAGTAGTTTGGTGGCTCACATGGGATTCCACTAAGCATTTCCTCAAAAAAGCCGGCACGATAATATTTATAGTAACGCTCGTTTCATGGGCTCTCATCTATTATACTCCATCACTTACCCCAGCCACCGATCCTAGCGAAAGTATTGGAGCAAAAATTGCCGCCTTATTTGCCCCACTACTCTATCCACTAGGATTTACTGGAGAACAGGCTTGGAAAATCGCTTATGCTCTTATAGTAGGTTTCCTCGCTAAGGAAGCAATCATATCAACACTGACACTCCTTACAGATGCCAATACCGCTACGACTGCGCTAATAAAACTCGGTCTCAGTGATGCACAAATAGTATCCTTAACAATATTCAGCATACTTTATGTTCCATGTCTAGCAACAATAGCTGTAATATATTTTGAAAGCCGTAGTATGAAAACAACATTGATCACGATCGCTTTGATGATGGTTGTTGCTTATTTTGCTGCTTTTCTAGCTCATCTAATATCGGTACTCATATGA
- a CDS encoding RsmB/NOP family class I SAM-dependent RNA methyltransferase has translation MPGKNDKPRVKLSKEMLFALVEAIRWSERIKPSQHAKREAFKKYGVTSHACEPMLTAIFYAVMKKMGVLDKIIEDVTGVKPVYVLDPWLRAALRLATEILVYRKPTDGTRRLLKKSIAEFIGRKSHPYIGMFYYKVLDSIENYEFKPIDKTEEYEFKYMLPRWYIEKIIELVGEEEAKKIFSAFDKPLPISVRVNTLKTNVMKVIEELTRDVEWVEQSSVVETVLRFPGPYDFEKSRLWRKGHIIIQEEAAAVASIILDPKPGEYVVDLAAAPGGKTEHMAELMRNKGIIHAFDIDDLRIKRMRDLLERTGITIVEIHKIDAREAPEILGKEVADKVLLDAPCTSDGTIMKNPDLRWRIRPEGVEEFSRLQYELLEAGWKLLKPGGRLLYCTCSLLREENENIIEKFLNEHKDAKLVPLNKPYSPGFLPGTMRAWPHKHKTIGFFYALLEKQEHM, from the coding sequence ATGCCTGGTAAAAACGATAAACCCAGAGTAAAACTTAGCAAGGAAATGTTGTTTGCACTGGTAGAGGCTATTAGGTGGAGTGAACGAATAAAACCAAGCCAGCATGCTAAGAGAGAAGCCTTCAAAAAATACGGAGTCACAAGCCATGCTTGCGAACCAATGCTTACAGCTATATTCTACGCTGTTATGAAGAAGATGGGTGTGTTAGACAAGATTATTGAGGATGTGACAGGAGTCAAACCCGTATACGTGCTTGATCCTTGGCTCCGCGCTGCTTTACGGTTAGCTACAGAGATTCTTGTCTACAGGAAACCGACCGATGGCACCCGCCGGTTATTGAAGAAAAGTATAGCAGAGTTTATTGGTCGAAAAAGCCATCCGTATATAGGTATGTTCTACTACAAAGTTCTTGATAGTATTGAGAACTATGAGTTCAAACCCATTGATAAAACAGAAGAATATGAGTTCAAGTATATGCTTCCAAGATGGTATATCGAAAAGATCATTGAGCTTGTTGGAGAAGAAGAGGCAAAGAAGATCTTTAGTGCCTTTGATAAACCTCTTCCCATCAGTGTTAGGGTTAATACATTGAAGACCAATGTTATGAAGGTTATAGAGGAGCTTACACGAGATGTAGAGTGGGTTGAACAAAGTAGTGTCGTAGAAACTGTCCTCAGGTTCCCAGGCCCCTATGACTTCGAGAAATCCAGGTTATGGCGGAAGGGACACATAATTATACAGGAGGAAGCTGCAGCTGTTGCCTCGATAATACTTGACCCGAAACCAGGAGAATACGTTGTCGATCTAGCTGCTGCACCTGGAGGCAAGACGGAACACATGGCAGAGCTTATGAGGAACAAGGGGATTATACATGCTTTCGATATAGACGATCTTAGGATAAAGAGGATGAGAGACCTCTTGGAAAGAACAGGTATAACAATCGTGGAGATACATAAGATTGATGCTCGAGAAGCACCAGAGATCTTGGGCAAGGAAGTAGCCGACAAGGTACTTCTCGACGCTCCATGTACAAGTGATGGAACCATCATGAAGAACCCTGATCTACGGTGGAGGATTAGACCCGAGGGGGTAGAAGAGTTCTCTAGACTACAATACGAGCTCCTAGAGGCGGGATGGAAGCTACTGAAGCCAGGTGGGAGACTACTCTATTGTACATGCAGTCTATTGCGGGAGGAAAACGAGAATATTATAGAGAAATTCTTGAACGAGCATAAAGACGCTAAACTAGTACCACTAAATAAGCCCTATAGCCCAGGGTTCCTACCAGGAACAATGCGTGCATGGCCACATAAACACAAGACAATAGGGTTCTTCTATGCACTACTAGAGAAACAAGAACACATGTAA
- the cysS gene encoding cysteine--tRNA ligase: MFDIRIYNTLTRSLELFEPFEENYVRMYVCGPTVYDYSHLGHGRAYVMFDAIKRYLVLRGYHVFHITNITDIDDKIIRRANEEGRSWSDVAEEFTKDYLDVLEKLNIKVDLHPRVSEHIKDIIEFIQILIDKGYAYVAPSGSVYFDVDKYPDYGALSNRRDKELWSQEQEFVSEKKNPYDFALWKAAKPGEPWWESPWGKGRPGWHIECSVMSTRYLGKQFDIHGGGTDLIFPHHENERAQSEAALGVKPWVKYWVHVGMLTIRGDKMSKSLGNIIPLREAFKKWKPEAIRLWYLGSHYRKPQDFTEEAVEQASKFYERLVSTINLLNKLVREAESPHRLEDKELEILEKLLGTWRKFHQALSNDFNTAEALAAVHELTNIVFKDIQYNPKYTLVWKAYQLLREYNTVLGVLDKYFEKPAEELRTLVDEILEVIVEVRKELRKRKEYELADKIRSELEKRGIRLLDKGLETTWIIQR, from the coding sequence ATGTTTGATATAAGAATATATAACACGTTGACGAGAAGCCTAGAGTTATTCGAGCCGTTTGAAGAGAATTACGTTAGAATGTACGTGTGTGGTCCAACAGTTTATGATTACAGTCATCTCGGCCATGGCAGAGCTTATGTCATGTTTGATGCAATCAAGAGATATCTTGTGCTCCGTGGATACCATGTATTCCATATAACGAACATAACTGACATTGATGATAAGATCATTAGGAGAGCTAATGAGGAAGGAAGGTCATGGAGTGATGTGGCTGAAGAATTCACTAAAGATTATCTCGATGTTCTCGAGAAACTTAATATCAAGGTTGACTTGCATCCACGTGTGAGCGAGCATATCAAGGACATTATCGAGTTTATTCAGATCCTTATAGATAAGGGCTATGCGTATGTAGCGCCTAGTGGGAGCGTCTATTTTGATGTCGATAAGTACCCAGACTATGGTGCTCTAAGTAATAGACGAGACAAGGAGTTGTGGAGCCAGGAACAGGAGTTTGTTAGCGAGAAAAAGAACCCCTATGACTTTGCTCTGTGGAAAGCAGCCAAACCAGGCGAGCCATGGTGGGAGTCTCCATGGGGCAAGGGGAGGCCTGGATGGCATATAGAGTGTAGCGTTATGAGTACAAGGTATCTCGGTAAACAGTTCGATATCCATGGTGGTGGAACAGACCTGATTTTCCCACACCACGAGAACGAGCGTGCCCAAAGCGAAGCAGCACTAGGGGTCAAACCGTGGGTTAAGTACTGGGTTCACGTGGGTATGCTTACGATCCGTGGAGATAAAATGAGTAAGAGTCTAGGGAACATTATACCTCTCCGTGAAGCATTCAAAAAGTGGAAGCCAGAGGCAATAAGACTATGGTATCTCGGTAGCCACTATAGGAAACCACAAGACTTCACAGAAGAAGCAGTAGAGCAAGCCAGCAAGTTCTACGAGAGACTAGTCTCCACAATAAACCTTTTGAACAAGCTAGTACGTGAAGCAGAGAGTCCCCATAGACTTGAAGACAAGGAACTGGAGATACTAGAGAAACTCTTGGGTACATGGAGGAAATTCCACCAAGCCCTAAGCAACGACTTCAACACAGCCGAGGCGTTGGCGGCAGTACACGAGCTAACAAACATAGTGTTCAAAGACATACAGTACAACCCCAAGTATACACTGGTCTGGAAAGCCTATCAGCTCCTCAGAGAATACAATACAGTACTAGGAGTCCTAGACAAGTATTTCGAGAAACCAGCAGAAGAACTACGAACGCTAGTAGACGAGATCTTAGAAGTAATAGTCGAAGTAAGGAAAGAGCTCAGGAAACGAAAAGAATACGAGTTAGCAGACAAGATCAGGAGCGAGTTAGAAAAAAGAGGAATCCGTCTACTAGATAAAGGATTGGAAACAACATGGATAATACAAAGATGA
- a CDS encoding purine-nucleoside phosphorylase, with protein MTVTPIHLRDAKPEDIADNVIAVGDPGRVELLSGLLEDSRVVNKHRGFLVVTGYYKDSRVTLATHGIGGASSAIVFEELRMLGAKRIVRLGTAGGLVKELGVGSIVVASGAGYLCNGAALGLYSLNHCLATAPDPVLTAKIIEKMKANNIEYHVAPVFSSDSFYAEDPKLAEKLSSVGFKAIEMECATLFALGWMRGFFTAAVLVISDNLVEEKKVFLTTMELRDKFEKVARIVMDVFSELK; from the coding sequence ATGACTGTAACCCCTATTCATTTAAGGGACGCTAAACCCGAGGATATTGCTGACAACGTGATTGCTGTTGGTGATCCTGGTAGAGTAGAACTATTATCAGGTCTTCTTGAGGATTCTCGTGTTGTGAATAAGCATAGAGGATTTCTTGTAGTAACAGGGTATTACAAGGATTCTAGAGTAACGTTGGCTACACACGGTATTGGAGGGGCTTCTTCTGCGATAGTATTTGAAGAACTTAGAATGCTTGGTGCAAAAAGAATTGTTAGACTGGGCACAGCAGGAGGACTTGTCAAAGAGCTGGGTGTAGGATCTATTGTTGTTGCTTCTGGAGCCGGCTATTTATGTAATGGAGCAGCTCTTGGCCTTTATTCTCTAAATCACTGCCTAGCAACAGCGCCTGATCCAGTGTTGACAGCTAAGATCATAGAGAAGATGAAGGCTAATAACATAGAATACCATGTGGCACCAGTATTTAGTAGTGACTCATTCTATGCCGAAGACCCTAAGCTCGCGGAGAAACTAAGTTCAGTGGGATTCAAAGCAATTGAAATGGAGTGTGCTACACTCTTTGCTCTAGGGTGGATGAGAGGATTCTTTACAGCTGCAGTACTTGTAATAAGTGACAACCTTGTTGAAGAAAAGAAAGTGTTCTTGACTACTATGGAGTTGCGTGATAAATTCGAGAAAGTAGCTAGGATCGTCATGGACGTCTTTAGTGAACTGAAGTAG
- a CDS encoding adenosine-specific kinase, with protein sequence MSQIKFYVIDVPIPEKSNVIIGRSHFIKTVEDLYEALVTSVPGIKFGFAFNEASGDRLVRWDGNDEELVKTAIEVAKNIGAGHIFVLYIRNAWPINILNTLKHVQEVVELYVATANPVQVIVAETNQGRAIIGVVDGYTPVGVEGDEDKKKRYEFLRKIGYKK encoded by the coding sequence ATGTCTCAGATAAAATTCTATGTTATTGATGTCCCTATACCTGAGAAGAGTAACGTGATCATAGGTAGAAGCCATTTCATAAAAACAGTGGAGGATCTCTACGAGGCACTTGTTACAAGTGTTCCAGGAATAAAGTTCGGGTTTGCATTCAATGAGGCTAGTGGCGATAGATTGGTTAGATGGGATGGTAATGATGAAGAGCTTGTCAAAACGGCTATTGAAGTTGCGAAGAATATTGGTGCAGGACATATATTTGTCCTATACATTAGGAATGCATGGCCAATAAATATACTAAACACATTAAAGCATGTACAAGAAGTAGTAGAATTGTATGTAGCCACAGCTAACCCTGTTCAGGTAATTGTAGCTGAAACAAATCAGGGAAGAGCTATCATTGGAGTAGTCGACGGGTATACTCCTGTTGGCGTTGAGGGTGATGAAGACAAGAAGAAGAGATATGAGTTCTTGAGAAAGATAGGTTACAAGAAATAG
- a CDS encoding HD domain-containing protein: MKEIVFSKMSWSLIRDPIYNYIDFNKDIEKPIIDSTPVQRLRWLRQLQLANMVYPGADHTRFQHSVGVMHLAGLFAEKLAREYKELVGDLEGYSIDALVEIARITGLLHDVGHGPFSHAFEEAIYWSKKLPIPNHEEAGIYIVKYSEIAKVLEEYGILDPVLEILSSKKPGSRVLSLIRNTVKEWVYPADIMDFLLRDSYYAGTREYGIVDYARLIKLSHVNPEDPSSISLEEKALGALAGYLRNRISMFENVYIHPVSSIFSHTVVLMMRRDDELTNYYSEAIEKLSEGEIKPYLELTDYQALVHAKMTAEEHKDEELRILAESAFSRKLLWKLLYEQKILVEPRELAGLTGSLILKKSKEILKELSKNLHDRLLDSILSSDASNFWVSINTLKPIPPVPGGTIQLCRVTDGKVVNTVKMSIPEFLDREGIKLRLIIRVYAPRTIVKEEEKLKTAEKIAKETLMEFITPTGLFTGITM, translated from the coding sequence TTGAAGGAAATAGTATTTTCCAAAATGTCCTGGAGCCTCATAAGAGATCCGATTTATAATTACATAGATTTTAATAAAGATATAGAGAAACCAATAATTGACTCTACTCCTGTTCAGAGACTCCGTTGGCTTCGACAACTACAATTGGCTAACATGGTTTACCCTGGTGCTGATCATACAAGGTTCCAGCATAGTGTAGGAGTAATGCATCTAGCTGGCTTATTTGCTGAAAAACTTGCAAGAGAATACAAGGAGTTAGTTGGGGATCTTGAAGGTTATAGTATTGACGCACTTGTTGAAATAGCTAGAATCACGGGATTGCTCCATGATGTAGGCCATGGTCCTTTCAGTCATGCTTTTGAAGAAGCTATTTATTGGAGTAAGAAACTGCCAATACCAAATCACGAGGAAGCTGGAATATACATTGTGAAGTATAGTGAAATAGCTAAAGTACTTGAGGAATATGGTATTCTTGATCCTGTACTCGAGATCCTATCAAGTAAGAAACCTGGTTCACGCGTCTTGTCATTGATAAGAAATACTGTTAAGGAGTGGGTTTACCCAGCCGATATAATGGATTTCTTGCTGAGAGATAGCTATTACGCTGGTACTAGGGAGTACGGTATAGTTGATTACGCTAGACTGATAAAACTCAGTCATGTAAATCCCGAGGATCCATCAAGTATTTCTCTAGAAGAAAAAGCTCTAGGTGCATTAGCGGGGTATCTGCGTAACAGAATTTCTATGTTCGAAAACGTGTACATACACCCAGTTTCCTCGATATTCAGCCATACGGTTGTCCTTATGATGCGCAGGGACGATGAGCTAACTAACTATTACAGTGAAGCAATAGAGAAGCTCAGCGAAGGAGAGATAAAACCATATCTTGAGCTAACTGATTACCAAGCTCTTGTACACGCTAAAATGACTGCTGAAGAACATAAAGATGAAGAACTACGGATACTTGCTGAAAGCGCGTTCTCTAGAAAGCTATTATGGAAGCTCTTGTATGAACAGAAAATACTTGTTGAACCACGTGAACTAGCTGGACTGACAGGTTCACTTATTCTGAAGAAGAGCAAAGAGATACTAAAAGAGCTTAGCAAGAATCTTCACGACAGATTGCTTGACTCAATTCTTTCAAGTGATGCAAGCAACTTCTGGGTCTCAATAAATACTCTCAAGCCGATACCACCTGTACCCGGCGGTACTATACAGTTGTGCCGTGTAACAGATGGTAAGGTAGTAAATACTGTAAAAATGAGTATACCTGAGTTCCTTGATCGTGAGGGAATAAAGCTTAGGCTTATAATAAGAGTCTATGCACCAAGAACCATTGTAAAAGAGGAAGAGAAACTGAAAACAGCAGAGAAAATAGCTAAAGAGACTTTAATGGAGTTTATAACGCCAACAGGGCTTTTCACGGGCATAACTATGTAA